One window from the genome of Pyrus communis chromosome 16, drPyrComm1.1, whole genome shotgun sequence encodes:
- the LOC137721229 gene encoding pentatricopeptide repeat-containing protein At1g77170, mitochondrial — protein sequence MIRRSCSIFQRPSKNNTLSISNHLLNQKTFLLIFFSTATPSVNLYSSQDDPAKVTATQLSNCTTLRELNQIYAHVIRTHMLRFYPAPFHWNNIIRSYARRDAPTKALFVYVAMSRAGVLPDCYTLPIVLKALCELFAVHIGRQLHSLAIRLGLDTNEFCESGFINLYSKAGEFENARNLFDQNPDRKLGSWNAIIGGLSQGGRAKEAIDTFIQLRKCGFLPDDVTMVSVTSSCGILSDLGLAFQLHKCVYQAAKNVDKLKLNTSLMMLNSLIDMYGKCGRMDLAYRVFSRMEQPNVSSWTSMIVGYAMHGHVNEALECFRCMREAGVRPNHVTFVGVLSACVHGGNVRDGRFYFDMMKNTYGIKPHLQHYGCMVDLLGRVGLLEEARKMVEEEMPVKANSVVWGCLMGACEKHGNVKMGEWVAEHLQELEPWNDGAYVVLSNIYASRGLWKEVERVRLIMHRRKLAKVPGYSMSTSAD from the coding sequence ATGATTAGGAGGAGTTGCAGCATTTTTCAAAGACCCAGCAAGAACAACACCCTTTCCATTTCAAACCATCTTCTCAACCAAAAGACcttcctcctcatcttcttctccaCTGCAACGCCCTCTGTAAATTTGTATAGCAGCCAGGACGACCCAGCAAAAGTAACAGCAACCCAGTTGTCAAATTGCACCACCTTACGAGAACTGAATCAAATTTACGCACATGTTATCAGAACCCACATGCTACGCTTCTACCCGGCCCCATTTCACTGGAACAATATTATACGATCCTACGCTCGACGAGATGCTCCCACCAAGGCTCTCTTTGTCTACGTTGCCATGTCTCGTGCCGGCGTTTTGCCTGATTGCTACACCCTCCCCATTGTTCTAAAAGCCCTCTGTGAGCTATTTGCTGTCCATATCGGCAGGCAGCTTCATTCCCTTGCCATCAGGCTCGGCCTCGACACCAACGAGTTCTGCGAGAGTGggtttataaatttatattccAAGGCAGGAGAATTTGAAAATGCACGCAACCTGTTCGACCAAAACCCTGACAGAAAGTTGGGTTCTTGGAATGCCATCATCGGAGGCCTTTCCCAAGGCGGCCGTGCCAAGGAGGCCATCGACACCTTCATCCAGCTCAGGAAGTGTGGATTCTTGCCTGATGATGTGACCATGGTGAGTGTCACTTCTTCTTGCGGAATTTTGAGTGACTTAGGCTTGGCTTTTCAGTTACATAAATGCGTTTACCAAGCAGCAAAAAACGTCGataaattgaaattgaataccTCCTTGATGATGTTGAATTCGCTTATAGACATGTATGGGAAATGCGGGAGAATGGACTTGGCTTACAGGGTGTTTTCAAGGATGGAGCAACCGAATGTTTCATCATGGACGTCTATGATCGTGGGTTATGCAATGCACGGGCATGTGAATGAAGCGCTTGAATGCTTTCGGTGCATGAGAGAGGCAGGAGTGAGACCAAATCATGTGACCTTTGTTGGGGTACTCAGTGCATGTGTTCATGGCGGGAATGTGCGAGACGGAAGATTTTACTTCGACATGATGAAAAATACATATGGGATAAAGCCCCACTTGCAACATTACGGATGCATGGTGGATCTTCTTGGCAGAGTGGGATTGCTTGAGGAAGCGAGAAAGATGGTTGAGGAGGAGATGCCAGTGAAGGCAAACTCGGTTGTCTGGGGGTGCCTGATGGGTGCCTGTGAGAAACATGGGAATGTGAAGATGGGGGAGTGGGTGGCTGAGCATTTGCAAGAATTAGAGCCTTGGAATGATGGGGCATACGTAGTTTTGTCTAATATATATGCCAGTAGAGGTTTATGGAAAGAGGTCGAGCGGGTACGATTGATTATGCATCGGAGAAAACTCGCCAAGGTTCCCGGTTATAGCATGTCAACAAGTGCAGATTGA
- the LOC137721228 gene encoding pentatricopeptide repeat-containing protein At5g27270: protein MESLTTYSSSLLCTCPLLSSHCSQSNTTAFKIPSTSTKPKTTFTNIVVQSSVSPDPWSLSDGNNPDRPKPRSKNPKKPLSDDNARRIIKAKANYLSALRRNQGPQAQTPKWIKRTPEQMVSYLHDDRNGHLYGRHVVAAIKHVRALSEKSEGKYDMRAVMASFVGKLSFREMCVVLKEQKSWRQVRDLFSWMKLQLSYRPSVIVYTLVLRAYGQVGKIKLAEQTFLEMLESGCEPDEVACGTMLCTYARWGRHKAMLAFYSAVQERGILLSVAVYNFMLSSLQKKSLHGMVIEMWRQMVDIEVVPNKFTYTVVIGSLVKEGLHEEALKNFIELKNAGIVPEEATYSLLISLSTKHGKFDEALRLYEDMRSLGIVPSNYTCASLLTLYYKKEDYSKALSLFSEMERKKIAADEVIYGLLIRIYGKLGLYEDAQKAFEEMEQLGLLGDQKTYLAMTQVHLNSGNCDKALEVMELMKSRKNIWLSRFAYIVLLQCYVMKEDLSSAEVTFQALSKTGLPDAGSCNDMLNLYIKLDLLEKAKDFITQIRRDRVDFDEELCRTVVRVYCKEGMLRDAERFVEELGTSGLCQDSRFVQTISSIMCEHKEGKFVTFDQPDTVALGLVLGLYLTDGDISKTEKVLASLPVTSVGLSIASQLIKNIIREGDAFKAETHIDQLAKLGCRVDDATVASLISLYGKKRKLTKALEIFTAFADSPSAKKLLCNSMLDAYAKCGKPQEVYALYRQLTEEGHDLDAVAISIVVNALTNSGKHREAENVIRESLEHHLELDTVAYNTFIKAMLEAGRLHFASSIYERMLSEGVAPSLRTYSTMISVYGRGRKLEKAVEMLTTARNSGLSLDEKAYMNLVSYYGKAGKRHEASMLFSKMREEGIQPGMVSYNIMINVYAAGGLYQEAEELFKAMQQDGCLPDSFTYLSLIRAYTESLKYSEAEETINSMHENGVHPSCAHFNLLLSAFAKMGLIGEAERIYGELHGAGLNPDVACYQTMLRGYMDYGHLEEGIKLFEQISKSGEADRFILSAAVHCYKSVGKELEAENVLHSMSNLGISFLENLEVGSKLKAS from the exons ATGGAGTCGCTGACAACGTActcctcttccttgttgtgcacCTGTCCACTGCTGTCCTCCCATTGTTCCCAATCCAACACCACCGCCTTCAAAATTCCCTCGACCTCCACGAAACCTAAAACCACCTTCACCAACATCGTAGTACAGTCCTCGGTGAGCCCGGACCCCTGGTCTCTCAGCGACGGCAACAACCCCGACCGCCCCAAACCCAGGTCCAAGAACCCCAAAAAGCCCCTCTCCGACGACAACGCCCGCCGCATCATCAAGGCCAAGGCCAACTACCTCAGCGCCCTCCGCCGGAACCAGGGACCACAGGCCCAAACCCCCAAGTGGATTAAGCGGACCCCCGAGCAGATGGTCAGCTACTTGCACGACGACAGGAACGGCCACCTCTACGGCCGCCATGTCGTCGCCGCCATTAAGCACGTCAGAGCGCTGTCCGAGAAGTCCGAGGGGAAGTACGACATGCGCGCCGTCATGGCCTCCTTCGTCGGGAAGCTCAGCTTCAGAGAAATGTGTGTGGTGCTCAAGGAGCAGAAGAGCTGGAGGCAAGTCAGGGACTTGTTCTCTTGGATGAAATTGCAG TTAAGCTACCGCCCAAGTGTTATTGTCTACACATTAGTATTGCGGGCATATGGCCAAGTCGGGAAGATCAAGCTGGCTGAGCAAACCTTCTTGGAGATGCTCGAATCTGGGTGTGAACCGGATGAAGTTGCTTGCGGTACCATGCTCTGTACATACGCCAGATGGGGGCGTCACAAGGCTATGCTGGCGTTTTATTCAGCCGTGCAAGAAAGGGGGATTCTACTTTCTGTTGctgtttataattttatgttgTCCTCCTTGCAGAAGAAATCACTCCACGGAATGGTCATAGAAATGTGGAGGCAGATGGTGGACATTGAAGTGGTACctaataaatttacttatacGGTAGTAATTGGCTCCCTCGTCAAAGAAGGCCTCCACGAGGAGGCTCTTAAGAATTTCATTGAGTTGAAGAATGCTGGAATCGTTCCTGAGGAGGCAACTTATAGTTTGCTCATCAGTTTAAGCACCAAACATGGCAAATTCGATGAAGCTCTTAGACTATATGAAGACATGAGGTCTCTAGGAATAGTTCCGAGCAACTACACTTGTGCTTCACTTCTGACGTTGTATTACAAGAAGGAGGATTACTCCAAAGCCCTTTCTCTCTTTTCAGAAATGGAAAGGAAGAAAATTGCGGCGGATGAAGTGATCTATGGTTTGCTCATTAGAATATATGGAAAACTTGGTCTTTACGAGGATGCTCAGAAAGCTTTTGAAGAGATGGAGCAGCTGGGTTTACTTGGTGACCAGAAAACATATTTGGCAATGACACAAGTCCATCTCAATTCAGGGAATTGCGACAAAGCTTTAGAAGTTATGGAACTAATGAAGTCTAGAAAAAACATTTGGCTCTCAAGATTTGCTTATATTGTCTTACTGCAGTGTTATGTTATGAAGGAGGATCTGAGTTCTGCTGAAGTAACATTTCAGGCTCTATCCAAGACTGGACTCCCTGATGCAGGATCTTGTAATGATATGCTCAATTTGTATATAAAACTGGACTtattggaaaaggctaaggattttATTACTCAGATAAGAAGAGACCGAGTAGATTTTGACGAGGAGCTTTGCAGGACAGTTGTGAGAGTATATTGCAAGGAGGGAATGCTTAGAGATGCTGAACGGTTTGTAGAAGAACTGGGTACAAGCGGATTATGCCAGGATAGTAGATTCGTCCAAACAATTTCTAGTATTATGTGTGAACACAAGGAAGGCAAATTTGTGACTTTTGACCAGCCTGACACTGTGGCCCTGGGGCTGGTGCTCGGTCTCTATCTGACAGATGGCGATATCAGTAAGACagaaaaagttctagcatcattgcctgtgACTTCTGTTGGCTTATCAATAGCTAGTCAGCTCATTAAGAACATTATTAGAGAAG GTGATGCATTTAAAGCAGAAACTCATATCGATCAATTGGCCAAGCTTGGCTGCAGGGTGGATGATGCCACAGTTGCTTCTTTGATTAGTTTATATGGAAAGAAACGCAAGCTGACAAAGGCCCTGGAAATATTTACAGCATTTGCAGATTCTCCTTCAGCAAAAAAATTACTATGTAACTCAATGCTTGATGCATATGCCAAGTGTGGTAAACCACAGGAGGTATACGCACTTTACAGACAACTTACAGAGGAAGGACATGATCTGGATGCTGTTGCCATCAGCATAGTTGTCAATGCTTTGACTAACAGTG GGAAACATAGAGAAGCAGAGAATGTCATCCGGGAAAGCCTTGAGCACCACTTGGAGCTTGATACTGTGGCATACAATACTTTTATTAAGGCTATGCTGGAAGCAG GTAGGTTGCATTTTGCATCCAGTATCTATGAGCGCATGCTTTCTGAGGGGGTTGCTCCATCACTTCGGACATATAGCACCATGATCAG TGTTTACGGTCGAGGTCGAAAGCTGGAAAAGGCTGTAGAGATGCTCACTACGGCTCGCAACTCGGGTTTGTCTTTGGATGAGAAGGCATATATGAATCTGGTTAGCTACTATGGGAAAGCTG GAAAAAGGCATGAAGCATCCATGCTATTCAGCAAAATGCGGGAAGAAGGGATACAACCTGGGATG GTCAGTTATAATATAATGATCAATGTATATGCTGCTGGGGGCCTTTATCAAGAAGCAGAGGAATTATTCAAAGCCATGCAGCAAGATGGTTGCTTACCCGACTCCTTTACCTACCTGTCCCTAATTCGAGCTTACACAGAGAGTCTGAAATACTCAGAAGCAGAGGAAACCATTAACTCTATGCATGAAAACGGTGTCCATCCCTCCTGTGCGCATTTTAACCTTTTACTCTCCGCTTTTGCCAAAATGGGTTTGATAGGTGAAGCAGAAAGAATTTATGGAGAACTACATGGAGCTGGTTTGAACCCTGACGTGGCATGTTATCAGACTATGCTGAGAGGTTACATGGACTATGGACATTTAGAAGAAGGGATCAAGCTTTTTGAACAGATCAGTAAGTCTGGAGAGGCAGACAGGTTTATTTTGAGCGCAGCAGTGCATTGTTATAAATCTGTGGGAAAGGAACTTGAAGCTGAAAATGTTTTGCATTCCATGAGTAATTTGGGTATTTCATTTCTAGAGAACCTAGAAGTTGGATCCAAGCTAAAGGCCTCGTAA
- the LOC137720710 gene encoding transcription factor-like protein DPB isoform X2, with the protein MGTRSQQQPGRERVGQEDDDMAGGQSVSMSGSVGSPSSRSEQTMATPAGDNSFLRLNHPDVHGDDAGSQGAVGSKKKKRGQRAVAGDKNGRGLRQFSMKVCEKVESKGRTTYNEVADELVAEFADPSNAVTSPDQQQDDEKNIRRRVYDALNVLMAMDIISKDKKEIQWKGLPRTSLNDIEELKTERMGLRNRIEKKAAYLQELEEQYVGLQNLIQRNEELYHTGDAPSGGVALPFILVQTRPHATVEVEISEDMQLVHFDFNSTPFELHDDNYVLKAMNFCNRQQSDDATQNLTVDGGEGCSMSGMYQPQIPLASMNTPVRAPPMSPPRPGILKSRVKHEHHGQ; encoded by the exons ATGGGGACAAGGTCCCAGCAGCAACCAGGACGAGAGAGAGTAGGGCAGGAAGACGACGACATGGCCGGGGGTCAGTCCGTGTCGATGAGCGGCAGCGTGGGCTCGCCCTCCAGCCGCAGTGAGCAGACCATGGCCACGCCCGCCGGCGACAACAGTTTTCTTCGATTGAACCATCCCGACGTTCACGGCGATGACGCTGGCTCCCAAGGCGCCGTTGG tagcaagaagaagaagcgaGGGCAACGGGCCGTGGCAGGTGATAAGAATGGAAGAGGACTACGCCAATTCAGCATGAAAG TGTGTGAGAAAGTGGAGAGCAAGGGAAGAACCACTTATAATGAG gttgcagatGAACTTGTAGCGGAGTTTGCCGACCCTAGTAATGCTGTTACATCCCCTGATCAG CAACAAGATGATGAGAAGAACATCAGGCGAAGGGTATATGATGCCCTGAATGTTCTTATGGCAATGGATATTATATctaaagataaaaaagaaatacaatgGAAGGGTTTACCTCGTACAAGCCTGAATGATATTGAAGAACTGAAG ACCGAGCGCATGGGATTGAGGAATAGGATCGAAAAGAAAGCTGCATATCTGCAAGAGCTGGAGGAACAA TACGTAGGTCTTCAAAATCTGATACAACGGAATGAGGAATTATACCACACTGGAGATGCGCCCAGTGGAGGCGTGGCTTTACCTTTCATTCTTGTGCAG ACTCGCCCTCATGCAACTGTTGAGGTGGAAATATCAGAAGATATGCAGCTGGTGCATTTTGACTTCAATAG CACCCCATTTGAGCTCCATGATGATAATTATGTTTTGAAGGCAATGAATTTTTGTAATAGGCAGCAGAGTGATGATGCGACACAAAATTTGACGGTAGATGGAGGCGAAGGTTGTAGCATGTCAGGCATGTATCAGCCACAGATCCCTCTTGCTTCAATGAACACACCAGTTAGAGCACCGCCCATGTCACCGCCCCGTCCCGGAATACTGAAATCACGTGTCAAGCATGAGCACCATGGACAATAG
- the LOC137720710 gene encoding transcription factor-like protein DPB isoform X1, with the protein MGTRSQQQPGRERVGQEDDDMAGGQSVSMSGSVGSPSSRSEQTMATPAGDNSFLRLNHPDVHGDDAGSQGAVGSKKKKRGQRAVAGDKNGRGLRQFSMKVCEKVESKGRTTYNEVADELVAEFADPSNAVTSPDQQQQDDEKNIRRRVYDALNVLMAMDIISKDKKEIQWKGLPRTSLNDIEELKTERMGLRNRIEKKAAYLQELEEQYVGLQNLIQRNEELYHTGDAPSGGVALPFILVQTRPHATVEVEISEDMQLVHFDFNSTPFELHDDNYVLKAMNFCNRQQSDDATQNLTVDGGEGCSMSGMYQPQIPLASMNTPVRAPPMSPPRPGILKSRVKHEHHGQ; encoded by the exons ATGGGGACAAGGTCCCAGCAGCAACCAGGACGAGAGAGAGTAGGGCAGGAAGACGACGACATGGCCGGGGGTCAGTCCGTGTCGATGAGCGGCAGCGTGGGCTCGCCCTCCAGCCGCAGTGAGCAGACCATGGCCACGCCCGCCGGCGACAACAGTTTTCTTCGATTGAACCATCCCGACGTTCACGGCGATGACGCTGGCTCCCAAGGCGCCGTTGG tagcaagaagaagaagcgaGGGCAACGGGCCGTGGCAGGTGATAAGAATGGAAGAGGACTACGCCAATTCAGCATGAAAG TGTGTGAGAAAGTGGAGAGCAAGGGAAGAACCACTTATAATGAG gttgcagatGAACTTGTAGCGGAGTTTGCCGACCCTAGTAATGCTGTTACATCCCCTGATCAG cAGCAACAAGATGATGAGAAGAACATCAGGCGAAGGGTATATGATGCCCTGAATGTTCTTATGGCAATGGATATTATATctaaagataaaaaagaaatacaatgGAAGGGTTTACCTCGTACAAGCCTGAATGATATTGAAGAACTGAAG ACCGAGCGCATGGGATTGAGGAATAGGATCGAAAAGAAAGCTGCATATCTGCAAGAGCTGGAGGAACAA TACGTAGGTCTTCAAAATCTGATACAACGGAATGAGGAATTATACCACACTGGAGATGCGCCCAGTGGAGGCGTGGCTTTACCTTTCATTCTTGTGCAG ACTCGCCCTCATGCAACTGTTGAGGTGGAAATATCAGAAGATATGCAGCTGGTGCATTTTGACTTCAATAG CACCCCATTTGAGCTCCATGATGATAATTATGTTTTGAAGGCAATGAATTTTTGTAATAGGCAGCAGAGTGATGATGCGACACAAAATTTGACGGTAGATGGAGGCGAAGGTTGTAGCATGTCAGGCATGTATCAGCCACAGATCCCTCTTGCTTCAATGAACACACCAGTTAGAGCACCGCCCATGTCACCGCCCCGTCCCGGAATACTGAAATCACGTGTCAAGCATGAGCACCATGGACAATAG
- the LOC137720710 gene encoding transcription factor-like protein DPB isoform X3, which translates to MGTRSQQQPGRERVGQEDDDMAGGQSVSMSGSVGSPSSRSEQTMATPAGDNSFLRLNHPDVHGDDAGSQGAVGKKKKRGQRAVAGDKNGRGLRQFSMKVCEKVESKGRTTYNEVADELVAEFADPSNAVTSPDQQQQDDEKNIRRRVYDALNVLMAMDIISKDKKEIQWKGLPRTSLNDIEELKTERMGLRNRIEKKAAYLQELEEQYVGLQNLIQRNEELYHTGDAPSGGVALPFILVQTRPHATVEVEISEDMQLVHFDFNSTPFELHDDNYVLKAMNFCNRQQSDDATQNLTVDGGEGCSMSGMYQPQIPLASMNTPVRAPPMSPPRPGILKSRVKHEHHGQ; encoded by the exons ATGGGGACAAGGTCCCAGCAGCAACCAGGACGAGAGAGAGTAGGGCAGGAAGACGACGACATGGCCGGGGGTCAGTCCGTGTCGATGAGCGGCAGCGTGGGCTCGCCCTCCAGCCGCAGTGAGCAGACCATGGCCACGCCCGCCGGCGACAACAGTTTTCTTCGATTGAACCATCCCGACGTTCACGGCGATGACGCTGGCTCCCAAGGCGCCGTTGG caagaagaagaagcgaGGGCAACGGGCCGTGGCAGGTGATAAGAATGGAAGAGGACTACGCCAATTCAGCATGAAAG TGTGTGAGAAAGTGGAGAGCAAGGGAAGAACCACTTATAATGAG gttgcagatGAACTTGTAGCGGAGTTTGCCGACCCTAGTAATGCTGTTACATCCCCTGATCAG cAGCAACAAGATGATGAGAAGAACATCAGGCGAAGGGTATATGATGCCCTGAATGTTCTTATGGCAATGGATATTATATctaaagataaaaaagaaatacaatgGAAGGGTTTACCTCGTACAAGCCTGAATGATATTGAAGAACTGAAG ACCGAGCGCATGGGATTGAGGAATAGGATCGAAAAGAAAGCTGCATATCTGCAAGAGCTGGAGGAACAA TACGTAGGTCTTCAAAATCTGATACAACGGAATGAGGAATTATACCACACTGGAGATGCGCCCAGTGGAGGCGTGGCTTTACCTTTCATTCTTGTGCAG ACTCGCCCTCATGCAACTGTTGAGGTGGAAATATCAGAAGATATGCAGCTGGTGCATTTTGACTTCAATAG CACCCCATTTGAGCTCCATGATGATAATTATGTTTTGAAGGCAATGAATTTTTGTAATAGGCAGCAGAGTGATGATGCGACACAAAATTTGACGGTAGATGGAGGCGAAGGTTGTAGCATGTCAGGCATGTATCAGCCACAGATCCCTCTTGCTTCAATGAACACACCAGTTAGAGCACCGCCCATGTCACCGCCCCGTCCCGGAATACTGAAATCACGTGTCAAGCATGAGCACCATGGACAATAG
- the LOC137720620 gene encoding uncharacterized protein — translation MAKFNEVQKRRRAQKAEKKRSVHGDPTTGKLHNKAQPLSISGKRKRKLLKKWRRDQNEAVKKGLITMQDIEMAAADADGVEESKDTKTSSSKFPMKKKSLKIKQLKGKGKKKGKSSKAAAAATPEASVDAMLE, via the exons atggCGAAGTTCAATGAGGTGCAGAAGAGGAGGAGAGCGCAGAAAGCAGAGAAGAAGAGATCGGTTCACGGCGACCCAACCACCGGGAAGCTCCACAACAAGGCCCAACCCCTCTCCATCTCCGGCAAGCGCAAGCGCAAGCTCTTGAAAAAATGGCGCCGA gATCAGAACGAGGCTGTGAAGAAGGGACTTATAACTATGCAAGATATCGAAATGGCTGCTGCCGATGCTGATG GAGTAGAAGAATCTAAAGACACCAAGACTTCTTCTTCAAAGTTTCCCATGAAGAAGAAGAGTCTCAAGATCAAACAACTAAAAGGCAAAG GtaagaagaaaggaaaatctTCTAAGGCGGCTGCTGCTGCCACCCCCGAAGCTTCAGTGGATGCAATGTTAGAGTAG
- the LOC137720248 gene encoding D-xylose-proton symporter-like 2, translated as MASDPEQPALSSLAKVGKSSGEIGDTQEPLLNGVHNSENYSLIAAILPFLFPALGGLLYGYDIGATSCATISVESATLSGVSWYNLSSVEIGLITSGSLYGALIGSLMAFNIADFLGRRRELILAALLYLLGALVTAVAPNLPVMVIGRLVYGIGIGLAMHAAPMYIAETAPSAIRGRLISLKEFFIVLGMVAGYGIGSLLVDIVAGWRYMYGVSAPLAIIMGIGMWWLPASPRWMLLRAIQGRGNMNELKETAISCLCRLRGRAIGDSAPEHVDEMLAELAYVGDEKEATLGEMFHGKCLKALVIGAGLVLFQQITGQPSVLYYAASIFQSAGFSEASDATRVSILLGAFKLIMTGAAVLLVDRLGRRPLLLGGVTGMVISLFLLGSYYLFFDNAPVAAVVALLLYVGCYQISFGPIGWLMISEIFPLRLRGRGLSIAVLVNFAANALVTFAFSPLKALLGAGILFYVFGAIAVASLVFIFFIVPETKGLTLEEIEAKCL; from the exons ATGGCGTCCGATCCTGAGCAACCCGCGCTCTCTTCTCTCGCAAAG GTGGGCAAGTCTTCAGGTGAAATTGGCGACACACAGGAGCCACTTCTTAACGGGGTTCACAATTCAGAAAACTATTCTCTTATTGCCGCAATCCTACC ATTTCTATTCCCAGCTCTCGGAGGACTACTATATGGCTATGATATTGGTGCAACATCATGTGCTACAATCTCCGTAGAG TCGGCCACATTAAGCGGAGTATCATGGTACAACTTATCATCTGTGGAAATTGGTCTCATA ACCAGTGGCTCATTATACGGGGCCTTGATTGGATCTTTGATGGCCTTTAACATTGCTGACTTCTTAG gaagaaggagggAGTTGATTTTGGCTGCTTTATTGTATCTTCTTGGAGCTCTAGTTACAGCAGTAGCACCCAACTTGCCTGTTATGGTGATTGGACGCTTGGTATATGGTATAGGAATTGGACTG GCAATGCATGCAGCTCCAATGTATATTGCTGAGACAGCTCCAAGTGCTATACGAGGTCGCCTAATATCGCTCAAAGAGTTCTTCATTGTACTTGGGATGGTT GCGGGTTATGGAATTGGTAGCCTTTTAGTTGACATAGTAGCTGGTTGGCGCTATATGTATGGCGTTAGTGCCCCTTTGGCAATAATTATGGGTATTGGAATGTGGTGGCTACCAGCATCACCTAGATGGATGCTTCTGCGGGCCATACAGGGGAGAGGAAATATGAATGAGTTAAAAGAGACTGCAATCAGTTGCTTGTGCCGGCTTAGGGGTAGAGCCATTGGTGATTCAGCTCCTGAACACGTAGATGAGATGCTGGCTGAGCTTGCTTATGTTGGTGACGAGAAAGAAGCTACATTAGGGGAGATGTTTCATGGAAAATGCTTGAAGGCCCTTGTGATTGGTGCTGGATTAGTCTTGTTCCAACAG ATTACAGGGCAACCAAGTGTGCTGTACTATGCTGCATCGATTTTTCAG AGTGCAGGATTCTCTGAAGCGTCTGATGCAACACGGGTCTCAATTTTACTTGGCGCTTTCAAG TTGATAATGACTGGAGCAGCTGTTCTTCTTGTTGATAGACTCGGGAGAAGACCTCTACTACTAGGAGGTGTTACGGGGATG GTCATCTCGTTATTCCTTTTGGGATCGTATTACCTTTTCTTTGATAATGCACCGGTTGCAGCTGTAGTTGCTCTGCTGCTGTATGTTGGGTGTTATCAG ATATCTTTTGGTCCCATTGGTTGGCTAATGATATCAGAAATATTCCCCTTACGGTTAAGGGGGCGAGGACTGAGTATAGCAGTGCTTGTGAATTTTGCTGCAAATGCGCTGGTGACATTTGCATTTTCTCCTCTAAAG GCATTGCTGGGAGCTGGAATATTGTTTTATGTATTTGGAGCAATAGCAGTGGCATCTctagttttcattttcttcatcgTCCCAGAGACCAAGGGGCTTACTCTTGAGGAAATTGAGGCCAAGTGCCTTTAG
- the LOC137720624 gene encoding probable NADH dehydrogenase [ubiquinone] 1 alpha subcomplex subunit 12, with protein MATVVKSVAKAIRERGLRSYLRELKEDGFLNCIFDGNLTQTKIHNIGARLVGVDNIGNKYYEKLDTQYGRHRWVEYAEKSRYNASQVPPEWHGWLHYITDHTGDELLMLKPKRYGIEHKENFTGEGDEFIYHSKGHSLNPGQRDWTRYQPWEPTKKE; from the exons atggCGACGGTGGTAAAGAGCGTTGCGAAGGCGATCAGAGAGAGAGGTCTCCGCAGCTACTTAAGGGAGCTCAAGGAGGATGGCTTCTT AAATTGTATTTTCGATGGAAACCTTAC GCAAACTAAGATCCACAATATTGGGGCAAGGCTTGTAGGTGTTGATAACATTGGCAATAAATATTATGAGAAGCTTGACACTCAATATG GAAGACACAGATGGGTTGAATATGCAGAGAAGAGTCGCTACAACGCTTCTCAAGTACCACCAGAATGGCATGGTTGGCTGCACTACATAACTGATCATACAGGAGATGAG CTTTTGATGCTAAAACCAAAGAGGTATGGCATTGAACACAAAGAAAATTTCACTGGGGAGGGTGATGAGTTTATTTACCATTCCAAAGGCCACAGCCTCAATCCAGGGCAGAGAGACTGGACCAGGTACCAACCTTGGGAACCAACCAAGAAGGAGTGA